The Penaeus vannamei isolate JL-2024 chromosome 16, ASM4276789v1, whole genome shotgun sequence genome includes a window with the following:
- the LOC113825481 gene encoding cuticle protein AM1199, with product MKAAVVLLFCVGVGVFARPQEVVEEVQEEETPVEVEEEEAPSAAHVPILVDIREPISNGAYSFRIEQGDGISRSESAAATGPLGEMETVGEYTFTHPDGTLHHLRYTAGVGGFLPESDMLPTPHPLEPWHLEQIAFAEEQKRLQAESESANEEEESGGEANESEA from the exons ATGAAGGCT GCCGTGGTTCTCCTTttctgcgtgggcgtgggcgtgtttgCCCGCCCGCAGGAGGTCGTCGAAGAGGTCCAAGAGGAAGAAACtccagtagaagtagaagaagaagaagcacctTCTGCCGCCCACGTCCCTATCCTGGTGGACATCAGAGAACCCATCTCGAACGGCGCCTACTCCTTCAG GATCGAGCAGGGTGACGGAATCTCGCGGTCGGAAAGTGCTGCTGCGACGGGGCCCCTGGGCGAGATGGAGACCGTGGGCGAATACAC CTTCACCCACCCCGACGGAACCCTCCACCACCTGAGGTACACTGCCGGTGTTGGGGGTTTCCTTCCAGAGTCTGATATGCtgccaacccctcaccccctcgagCCATGGCACCTCGAGCAG ATTGCGTTCGCCGAAGAGCAGAAGCGACTGCAGGCGGAATCCGAATCCgcgaacgaagaagaagagagcggcGGCGAGGCGAACGAATCTGAGGCGTGA